TAACCTCTTTTTGATACTGATTCAATTTCATATCCTTCTAATTTTAATTGATTTATGTATTTCCATATAGAAGTACGACTAACCCCAAATCTTTCACTAATTTCCTGCCCTGATATAAATCCCTCTGTATTTTCTTTTAAAAGCCTTAATATTTCATCCTTCAAAATTTTATCCTCCCCATTTTTCTTAAGTATCTTATATATTTTACATGTAAATATAATAATTCCTACTAATAAAATTCATTACCCTATTTGCTAATTTTTAATCAAAATATCTTTTTATTTTAATTATATGACAGAATAACTTTATCAATTATATATTTATTATAAATTTTATCATTTAATATTTCCATATAAAATAAATATAAAAATAATATGTTTAAAATTCATTACTTTTAATTTAACAGTTTAAAAACCATAGTGCAAAATTTAAAACTGCTGCAAAAGAATTACATATTATATAGGGTATCATAAGAAATCCTGACAATCTATCCTGTCTAAAAAAATGAAAAGTAGTTAATAATATAAATATGATGAGTACTAATAATTCAACGAATGCAAGTCCATATAATCTAAATCTGAAGAATAGTATAGGCCATAAAAAATTTAGAAAAAGTTGAAAACTATACAGCTTTAAAGTTCCATTTTCATATCTATCTTGTTTCTTCCATTCCCATATTCTATAAGCCGCTAATCCAATTAGTAAATATAAAATAGGCCACACTATTATAAAAATATAGCTTGTAGGCGCTATTACAGGCTTTTCTAAAGCTTCATATATTTTAGAATCTGCATTTCCTACATATACACTTAATATTCCTATTCCCTCTGCAATAATAATACTGAGAAATGCCTTCAAAATTTCAATTTTATCATTAACCTTCAATATATTAACCATAATAATGACCTCCTTGTATAATTATATATTTTAATATTCATTAACTGCTGAATAATATATTATAGTTTGAAGGAGCCTTCATTATGATTAATAATATATAGAAAAATAATTTTAAATAAAAATGCATCATAACTCAGATTGCGTTATGATACATTTAATCACTACTAATACTTTTTTATTTTTGAAATAATTCTTTGTATACTTTTTTAGGATAAATAATATTTTTTAATATAAATACCACTTTTATATTTGTGTATAAAAAATACTCTATATAGAGCTATTCATATCCATTAACAACAACTTCTAATTTCCCTGTTTCTGGATCTATCACTAAACCATGTACCACTATGTCTTTAGGTATTAGTGGATGACTTTTTATTAATTCCACACTCTCTTTAATAGATTCTTCTACTGAATCAAAACCATGTAGCCATTTTTTTATATCAATTCCTGCATTACATAGAGTTTCTATAACCTCTTTAGAGATACCTCTTTGCACTATTTTTTCTAAAACTTCGTCTCCATTTAAGTTACTCATACCACAACCATGATGTCCAATTACTAACACTTCATCCGCTTTAAATTCATAAACAGCTACTATAATACTTCTTATTATACTTCCAAAGGGATGCATTATAGAAGCACCAGCATTCTTAATGAACTTAGCATCACCATTTTTAAGATTTAATGCCTTTGGAAGAAGTTCTGTTAATCTAGTATCCATACATGATAAAATTACTAACTTCTTATTTGGATTTTTAGATGTTATGTACTTAACATACTCTTTATTTTCTACGAAAAGTTTATTATAATCTAGTATTTCCTGTAACTTACTCATTATATCCTCCTAAAGTTTTATATTATTTAATTTATTATAGCATAATAGCTAAATATAATGTCAAATGGAAGTTCTGCATTTTATTCTCAACTTCTGCAAGTTATTCTAAGAAACAAGGAGATAACTAGAGCTCATCTCCTTGTGAAAGACTTTTTTATACAATAATAACTCTTAACAAATTATTATAATGACTTTTTACCAGTCTATAAAATTCATTTTTACGACATATGTGAATATTTAAACTAAATAAATTCAAAATTCTCTATGATAAAAGGAAAATCATCACACTGAATATTTTATACAGCATAATGATTCTATTTTATATATTATATAGAAAGTGCATTTTTAAAATCTTTTATAATATCCTCTGTTTCCTCAAGACCTAAAGAAACTCTTATAAGGCTATCCTTTATTCCAAGACTTTCCCTCTCTTCCTTTGGGACAGCAGCATGTGACATCTTAGCTGGATAGGAAACTATAGTTTCCACCCCTCCAAGGCTCACTGCTACTGCTGCAAGTTTTACCTTTCTCATAAACCTTTTAGCTGTTTCATCATCTTTAGTTTCAAAAGATAAAACTGCTCCACCACCTTTAGCTTGTGACAGATGAAGTTCACTACCTGGATGTTCTAGCAGTCCAGGATAATAAACTTTAGCTACTTCTTCCTGTTCTCTAAGCCATTTTGCTAATTTAAGTGCACTTTTCTGCTGATAGTCCAATCTCACTTTAAGCGTTTTAAGTCCTCTTAAAAGCAGCCAGCAATCCTGTGGTCCAAGAACAGCACCAAAGGAATTCTGTACAAACTTCACTTTATCTGAAAGTTCCTTGCCTTTTACTACCACAAGTCCACTTATAACATCACTATGTCCTCCAATAAACTTTGTAGCACTATGTACCACAACATCTGCTCCCAATTTAATAGGATTTTGAAGATATGGAGACATAAAAGTATTATCTACGATAACTACGATGTTATTTTTTCTAGCAACTTCTATAACTGCTCTAAAATCAGTTATTTTTAAAAGTGGATTAGAAGGCGATTCAAGAAATATAGCCTTAGTATTGTTTTTTATTCTCTCTTTAATTTCTCCAATGTTAGTAGCATCTATAAAAGTTGTTTCCACATTAAATTTTTTAAAAAATGAAGAAGTTACCCTGTAGGTACCACCATAAACATCTCTGCAAACTAAAATATGATCTCCAGCAGAAAAAATAGACAATACAGAAGATATGGCAGCCATTCCAGAAGAAAATGCAAAACCACTATCCCCTTCTTCCAAAGCAGCTATAGTATTTTCAAGAGCTTCTCTTGTAGGATTACCTGATCTTGAATAATCATATTTACCAAAATTATCTATATCAAATTGATGAAAAGTTGAAGCATGATATATAGGTATACTTAAAGCTCCTGTGGTCTTATCTATTTCATTCCCATTGTGAATAAGTTTAGTTCCAAAATCCATTTTTCTATCTCCTTTACCTAAATTATAAATTTAATGATCTATCAAGATCTTCTATTAAATCCTTAACATTTTCGATTCCCACAGACAGTCTTAAAAGTGTATCTTTAATTCCTATTCTGTTTCTTATATCCTCTGGTATTGAGGCATGGGTCTGAATATAAGGATAAGTTATGAGACTTTCAACACCGCCGAGACTTTCTGCAAAATATATAGTTTGAAATTTCTTAAGTGATTTCTCAATAATTTCTCTTTCATTTACCTCAAAAGATATCATTGATCCAAAACCAGTAGTCTGTTTTACTGATATATCATACCCCTTATGAGCTTTAAGTCCTGGATAATAAACCTTTTTAACCCTTTTGCATTCACTAAGCCATTTAGATATTTTTATTGCATTCTTCTGCTGTTTTTCTAATCTTATAGCCAGAGTTTTTATCCCTCTTAATATAAGCCAACTATCAAAGGGGGACAACACTGCTCCAGTAGATACCTGCATAAATTTAATTTCCTCAATAAATTTATTTGCCACTATGATTCCTGCAAGAGTGTCATTATGTCCTCCTAGAAACTTGGTTCCACTGTGAATTACTATATCCGCTCCCAATAGAAGTGGTCTTTGAAAATATGGACTCAAAAATGTATTATCTACTATAGTTAATATTTTAAATGCTTTAGCAAGGGATGTTATTTTACTTATATCCGTTATTCTCATCATAGGATTTGAAGGTGTCTCTATAAAAATAGCCTTAGTATTTTTCTTTATGGATTCTTCAACTTTTTTTATATCTGTTGTATCTACATAAGTAGTTTCAATACCATATCTTCTGTATATTTCTTCAAATAATCTATAGGTTCCACCATATAAATCTTCCGATACAATTATATGGTCTTTAGGTATAAAAAGTCTTATAACTGCATCTATAGCTGCCATACCCGTTGAAAAAGCAAATCCAGCCTTCCCACCTTCAAGTTTTGCAATTGTATTTTCAAGTTCCTCCCTTGTTGGATTTTCTGATCTTGAATAATCATATCCCGTACTCTCATTCAATCCATGGTGCTTAAAAGTTGCACTCTGATATATTGGTGTGCTTATAGCACCTTTTATATCTTCTTTCTCCCTAGAACCCTGAACCATAATTGTTTCTAATCTCCTACAATTTTCTGACATAAAAATCCCTCCCCGGTAAAACATATAATTTCTCAAATTTAATCTATATTATAAATATTAGATGAAAATACAAAACTGACTAAATAGAATTTATAAACAGAATAATACTATTGATAATAAAAATAAGCCTCTAAAAGATGAGAGGCTATAAAATCGCCTCTTATCTTTCAGAAAATTCTGTAGGAATTAGCACATTTTCAACTGTAGTTGAATGTTGCCGGGTTTCATCGGGCCTATCCCTCCACCACTCTTGATAAGAGCTTATATATTGAATTTTTATAATAAACAATTTAACTTATTTTTATCATAATTTTGATCTTATTTTTGCAACATAAAAAGCTGCTTTTCATAAGAAAAGCAGCAAATAATACTATTGGCTTCTTTTCTTATCTTTCAGAAAAAATTTCTGCTGGAATTAACACCGTCACATTTAAATATAAATGCCGGTTGTTGGATTTCATTGGGCCAGTCCCTCCATCTCTCTTGATAAGAACAATATTCGTATCTATTAAATTTTCCTTAATCAATATGATATACATTTTTATTTATAATGTCAACATATTTTTTAATATTAATAAACTTTATAAACATCATATCCTGCTTCATTTAAAGCTTTTACTATTTCCTGTATATGCTCATGTCCATTAGTTTCTACAGTAACTTCAAGCATAACATCTTTTAATCTGTCAATAGCTTTAAATTGATTATGATCTAATTTTATTACATTTGCTTTTTGTTTTGCCAATATTTCTGAAATATTTAATAATTGTCCTGGAGAATCCTGTAATTTAACTGAAAAACAGAATATTCTTCCTCTAGACAATAATCCATTATTAAGCATTGAAGCTATAGTTACTACATCTATATTTCCTCCGCTTATTAGTGAAACTACTTTTTTACCTTTAAAATTCAATCTCTTTAAAGCAGCTAAGGACATAACTCCAGTAGCTTCTGCTACAAGCTTATGTTTTTCTAAAAGTACAAAGGCAGCTTCTATAAGTTCTGCATCACTTACAGTTACAATTTCATCTACATATTTTTTAACTACCTCAAAAGTTTTATCTCCTGGCTGTTTTACTGCCGCTCCATCTGCAATAGTATCAACTTTATCTGATGCAGTTAATATACCCGTATCAAAAGACACCTTCATCGCACTTGCCCCATCTGATTGAACTCCTATGACTTTTATATTAGGATTTAAAGCTTTTGCTGCTACGGATATACCACTTATCAATCCGCCGCCACCTATTGGTACTAAAATAGCATCTACATCTTTTAATTCATCTATTATTTCAAGAGCTATAGTTCCCTGTCCAGCCATAACATCTAAATCATCAAAAGGATGTATAAAAGTATATCCATTTTCTCTTTCTAATCTCTTAGCTTCTTCATAAGCCTCATCATATATCTGTCCTTTAAGAACTACATCAACACCATAACTTTTAGTAGCCTGTACTTTTATTAAAGGCGTAGTTTCTGGCATAACAATAGTTGCTTTAATTCCAAGTTTACTTGCAGAATAGGCAACACCTTGTGCATGATTTCCTGCAGAAGATGCTATTAATCCTCTTTTTTTCTGATCATCACTTAGTTTGCTTATTTTATTTAATGCTCCTCTTAACTTAAATGCTCCAGTAATTTGAAGATTTTCTGGCTTTATATAAACTTCATTACCACTTTCTTTACTAAAACATGAACTATATATTAATTTTGTATTTATACATATATCTTTTATTCTCTCTCTTGCTTCTAACACATCATTTAAAGTTATACAATTTGTTTCATTTTCTTTTTCCACTACTGAACTCTGTTCCATAGCTTAAAACCCCTCTTTCTAAAAATTTAATATAAATAAAAAATCTCTCGTCCTTATAAGCACATATAATATACAATCATATGCTCATAAGGACGAAAGATTAACTTCCGTGGTACCACCTTTTTTGCGGTTATTACATTAACCGCCTCTCAAATCGGATCTTAATGAAATAAAAAATTCACTGTTAATCCTAACCATATATCGCTGGTAAACGTCCTTATCTACTTGATAAAAATCTTTCAACTTGGAAACTCCGGAGTGATCATTATATATTCATGCTAATATCAGCTTTCACCTAACGCCGACTCTCTTCGATTAACAAAACGAACATTTTTTTCTCCATCTTAGTTTTACATCCAATATCAATAACTTGATTTTAAGTATATTATTATTTAATGTAATTGTCAATATATTTTTCTAAAAGATTTCCTACCTAGGCATAATAAAGTTCTGTCCTCAAATATACCTTATAACTATTGGTGTTCCTCATATTGCCCTTAAAAATTTATTGCTCAATAACTTTCTCAATTATTTTATTCAATAACAGTGACACATTCCTGTATAATTAATCAAAACTTAGTAAAATTATAAAACTCTACTAAGTAAGATTTATTGATAGTTAATACTAGAATAGATATTCCAGTTATACTTATTATCTCTTATTAATATAATTTAAAATAATCAACAATTTAAGGAGTATTTATGTATAATTTTTATGATATCAAATTTACTGAAAAATATAAATCTATTATTTATCTACTTCAAATTCCAATTATGTATTTATTTCTTGCCTATCGTCCTATAAAAAACCATATAATTTTTGAGGCTGTTTTTTATTTAATTTTTATACTTTTTGCTCTAATTCCTGGTTGGTCTGATGTATCTTCATATCTCAATACAGGAAATAAATCTTTAAAGCAAATACTATTCTTATCAATGCAATTATATTGTATTCAAATAATTATATCCTCATTAGTAATTTTAATTATGAGAAACCCAGATCCCCAAGGTATAAAAAATATTTCCTACTCATTAAACTACTATTTAAATAATCACGTTATACAGACAGTAATTGTAGCTTTTAGTGAAGAGTTTTTTAAATTCACCATATTTATTGCATTCTTATCTATAATACATAGAAAAAATCTAGTTAATATACTTATATCTATTTTAATCACCTGTACAATATTTGGAGCTATGCATGGAATTAATTATAAGCTAACAGCTATGATACCTATAATGTTTAATACAATTCCATGCTTTTTATATCTATTAAAATATAAAAATCTTTATATTTTAATAATAGCTCACTTTATCTTTGATACTATAGCCTTCATATCCCACATAAACCCATTAGGACATGAAGCTATCCAATTTGCAGCATCAGTAGCATTATTGATTTTTATTGTAACTCAATTTGTTGTTCCTAAGTTTAGACGAAGAGGTGTTAGAAGATAATTATTGTTATCTTTATGTAACTTTAACATTTTTCCCTTTAAATACAATAGCTAATTCTAGTATATTCTTAATATTTTTTTCTTCTAAATTTGCTCTATAATTCATGTCATAAATTTGATCCAATGCTTCCTTAGTAACCTCTTCAATAGTACTATCAGAGAAATCATTTATTTTCTTAAATTCAATTATTATGCCTAATTTTGATATATTTTTAGGAATTAGCATTACATCATATCTCCCATATCCGCTTTCTTTATTTGATTTTACATAATACTCATTTGAAAGAGATACTAACATTCCTAAAACAAAAGCGTGATAGACTTTTTCTGGTTCTTTTCCAGCTGCATCAAAGTAACTTATGCTATTTATTACAAACTCTTTCATTATATATTCAAAGCTTTTAACATCTCCTGATACTAGGGCATTTATCATGGCATTATATTTTGTATTATTTATAGTTTCAGAAAACCATTTCTTTATTATACCTTTATAAAAAGTATACACCTCTTTATTTGGTATTTTTAACTCACAGATTAATTCTCCATCTATATTTTCCTTTTTAGTAGCCTTTAGATATCCCGTAAATAATAAAAAACTCCAAATATTTTCACTTGAATATTCTATCTCAGTCATTATGATATTATCATCTACAGTTTTCTTTATGGATTTTTCTTCCATAAGCATTTCAAGATCTCTTTTTGTAGTTTCATCACTCTTTGAAAGAAATTTTTTTACTAACTCATTAGCACTGGTATTGACCCAATAAGATTTTAATCCCTCTAAAGGATTTTCAATATAATTTACTATAGACCAAGGATTATAGATAATTTCATTACCAAAAATATATCCATCATACCATTGCTTTATATTCTCTATATCTTCCGAAATATTATAGTAATCTAATAAAATTCTTGTTTCTTTTTCTGTAAAGCCAAATTTATCACTAAAATTATAATTTATTATAGATGAGACACTCAAATTATTTAATCCTGAAAAAATGCTTTCTTTGGCTACTCTTAAAATTCCAGTAACCATAGCTTTTTGAAGATAGATATTATCTTTTAAAGCTGAACCTAAAATATTTCTCATAAAACCAATAACATTATCATAATATTTATTTATGTATGCAGCTTCTATTGGAGTATCATATTCATCTATTAATAATATTACTTTTTTCCCATAATATTTATATAAATATTCACATAAGTAAGCTAAGCTTAGTTCTAAGTCGGCTTCTGTACCCATTCCCTTTAAAATCTTCTCAAAAAATGTTTTATCTACTTCATCTAGCTTATCTCCTAGTAATACTTCTTTGTGTGACTGGTATTCCTTTGATATTACAAGCTTTATTTTCTCACAAAAAATTTCATAGCTGCTACTTTTTAAATCCTTAAAAGATATATATAACAGGATATTTTCCTTTTAAGCTTTTTATATTTTCACATTTTTCTATTTTCAGACCATCGAACAAATTTTTACTTTCTTCCCTTATATCAAAAAAATACTTTATCATACTCATATTAAGAGTCTTACCAAATCTTCTTGGTCTTGGAATTAGCATTATCTCTGAAGAATTCTCTATAAATTCTCTTATTAATAAACTTTTATCTATAAAATAACAATTACTCTCTATTAATTTTTTAAAACCTGAAATACCTATTAGAATTAATTTTTTCAAATGGTTCACCTTCTTCCACTACTACTATTGTATATACTAAATTATATACATAATAAAAGTATTAATACCAATTATATAATCAATGATTCACTATTATTAGCATTTACTCCTAGAGTTTCTTCACGAAAACTATTTTCACTCATTAATTTTATTATAGATACAAAATCTTCTCTTTCATCTATAATTTTTTTTATCTCTGCCCTTAATTTTATAAGGTTAGCAGGAGTTATATTTCCTCGAAATACAGATTTCTGATGATGTTTAAAATATTTTTTGCAAATCTTAAATACTTTATTTACTCTCTTTTCATTCACATCATAGAAAACAAATGCATAATTATAGTTAACTTCCTTAGGCATATTACATCATCTCCTTTAGACTAAATGGAGTAAACTCTCTTTTCTCAATCAAATGTTTTATAAGTTTATATCCGTCAAGCTTTATAGCTGTTTCATAGCTTATTTTTCTCTTTAACTTTTTATGTTGAAACACATTATTAAATCTAGTCTCTAGTGCTTCAACGAATATCTTTTTCCCAGCTTCATTTAATAGGCAATAATTTAATTTTTTATCAAAATGTTTGGATACTTGTATTCTTTTATTATTAACTAGATCAAATATTGTTTTAAATACAATTGCTGGTTTAAATACTTCAGATAAATCAAGACTTAAAGAAAATCGTCCTTCGCTTGGTTCATGAAGAAAACTTATACTTTGATTCAAATGCGTATGATATATCTGGGAAATAGTTCTAGCATAAAGTATAGAATTACCAAAGGAAACCATAGCATTCATGGGATTATCAGGTGGTCTTTTTACCCTCTTGTTCATTAAGAAATTCTCCGGCAGAAAATATTTGAAGTTATCATAGAACTGCATCCACACCTGGCCTTCTAAAAATAATATTTGCTTTATATCACTACTCTTATCCATTAAATCTATAAAATCTTTCTTAATCCAATCTAGAAAGAGCTTTGTTTCTTTTTTATCATGTTTATAATAATGATAAACAACTTCATATATATTAGCTGCTATACCTTTTACAAAAGCTTTTGCAATCTCTATCCTATTGTTTATGAAAGCTTCTGATTGTTTTATAGTCATCTTTCCACTAATCAAATATTCCTTTGGATAAAAAGTTCCACTATAATATCCATAGTAATTAAAAAAATGTATAACAACACCAGCTTTTGCTACAAAATCTAAAAATTTAGTATTTAAGCTTACCTCATTTAGAAAATAAATTTCCCTTATGGCTTCTATTGGCATATATACATTTTTACTATTCCTTCTAAAACAAATGGAGTTATCTTTTCTAGTTATTTCTCCTTGAGACATTATAAACCTTGTTCCCTTCCCCATATAGTACTCTCTCCCTCTATAATCTTTAGTAATGATTAAACATTTGAAACAATTAATCATTCAATATGCTTACTTAATGTTTTGTAGTAGAACACTAACACCTAGGTTTATTATTATCTTCAGACTATATCGCTTGTCCAATATAGTTCATTCTTGTCATATTAAATTCATTATTTATTTTCAGTTTTATTAAATAAAACAATATTCATAATAAGCACATTTTTTGCACTTTGGTTTTAGCTCTACTGCTGGTGGTTCTTCTTCAATAAGAAATTGCTCTATGTTATACAAAAAGTCATTCAAGTTTTTTTCATTTTTATCCGTAAGCTCAATGTAGATGATTTTTTTATCCTGTTTATTTTTTTCTATGAATTCAATTTTACCTTTTCTCTCTATGCCTTTCTCTCTTAATTTCTTTAAGTAAAGTAACACCTGCCACTTTACAGCCTCAGAATCTGCATCTGATTTTTTAATTTCAACTAAATAGTCCTCAGTAATTTTGTCTATTTTAATGTTGTCTATAGATATCTCTGTATTTTTCTTTCCTTCTGCTTTTAGTTCATGCAAAACTTTACCTATCCTAACTTCTTCGCTGTTATCTTCGAGATTTATTCTATTTGCGTGAAGCCAGCATTGACGTTTACAGTGGAAATAGTAGTTTATTATTGTACCTGTGATTTTCATAGGAATGCCCCCTTGGAAGCTTTGTTCATGTGTTGATTTAAAATTATAGATACTCAATCTCATAATTAAATATTATTTTAATATATAGGTTCATATATGAAGTTTCTTATCTATATTTAAAACATCATTTTATTTTTTATAGTATCAAATTAGCCTGATCTGGTGTTTCTCCAATAAACTTTTCATTATTAAATCTTCCATTTACTATATACTCTTCTCCATTTTCAATATAGAAAATATTTCCTAACACTTCATTATATTGTTCAACTCTTTTAACCTTATAAATGAAATAATTTAATTTTGAATTTATCTCAGAAAGTCTTACTCTTTTTTCAGCATAATCTATTTTATTATCCATCAATAAATTCTCATACTCTTTCCATATTTCATTACCATGAATTATATTTCCATGCAGGTCCTTTATTTCCCTTGAAAGAAAAATAGTATATTTATTTTGATCAACTTTTTCATCTATAAGCTTCATGTAGTCTTTTATTTTATCAAAATTTAATCTATTAAGCTCTTTAATAAAAGCTAAATATCCACTGTCATTTTTTCGCTTTTTTCTTACTTCAATTTCAGATATAATATTTTTATAATAACTTTCAAAATCCTTATTTCTCAAAATTCCCTGTATATTCTCATCCTCAAGAGTGAATCTTTTTTCTTTTCTAACATCGCTTTGATAAAGTATTCCACAAGAATCTAATTTAAAAAACTTAACTCTTCCCGCATTGAGACAGGATCTATTTATTCTTCCCATAAACTGTTCTTCTGAATCCAATATTGATATATTTTTGTACCCTAAATCCATGTCAATATCAACACCAGCCTCTATAACTTGAGTTGCCACAATAATAACTTTACGATTTTTTTCTTTAGCTAAATTTATAATTTCTAGTCTATCTATCTTATTATCATCAGAGGTTATAATTTTAATTTCATGTCCAGTAGTATTTTTAAAATCATAATTACTTTTAAAATAGTCAAAAAATCTATCGGCACTTTTCTTAAAAATAAATTCAATTAAGATTTTATCATCAGATTTACTTTCCATTTCTATGTTATCACTTAAGATTTTAAATGCATCTTCATATTTATTGTCCTTATCTACTTTGCTCAAGTCTAAAATTTCAAATTTTACTCTGTCTTTAAAAAAATGATTTTCAAAATAATGCTTTCTATTATTAATGAGATATACAAAATTATCATTTTCTCCCTCTACAAGTTTATTTAGTCTTGGAAGCGTTGCTGACATTATGACAAGTTTTATATTTAAAATTTCTGCATAGGAATTAAAAAAATTTATTATTTCTTTCCATATACCATTTTTATAACTTTGTATTTCATCAATAATAATTACAGAATTGCATATATCAATTAGAGGAAACCCCTCTTCTCTGCTAGTTCCAAAAAGATAACTAAATAGATTTACATGAGTAGTTATAATAAAAGGATAATGTAGAAATATTCTGTTTAACAAT
This genomic window from Clostridium pasteurianum DSM 525 = ATCC 6013 contains:
- a CDS encoding CRISPR-associated helicase/endonuclease Cas3, with the protein product MYFNNIDIFKVKDHIDNLDNIYAHTNDKNPNEKEEKLTEHTKRTHDYFIMLVKQKNLENVFINLEKIFFQDKNIELINLWKEMTINCICMHDIGKINPGFQCDVMKNERYKHNNADDSKHSLLSSYFYISYFDEKIQNSLLSEEDKDYITYFMYINAYLISRHHGYLKDFREYKNSYEGHEGNSQEEINEEKENNFPDLKFNVLEKCICEVFLEDSFNEITYNRLKKNDKFNFNIYIYSKLLFSLLTASDYYATSEFMDGQKIADIGIITEELKGKFKNAFDNYAITKEIRNYGKNPVLDENYENINQLRSEITLESEKNYLKNKDKNIFYLEAPTGAGKTITSVNLASLMLNSDNRLNKLFYVFPFNTLVEQTEKGLMDIFQNNDEIKQNISVINSLTPIKTVDENEDYKDFKSKEDNKKIDYKRSLLNRIFLHYPFIITTHVNLFSYLFGTSREEGFPLIDICNSVIIIDEIQSYKNGIWKEIINFFNSYAEILNIKLVIMSATLPRLNKLVEGENDNFVYLINNRKHYFENHFFKDRVKFEILDLSKVDKDNKYEDAFKILSDNIEMESKSDDKILIEFIFKKSADRFFDYFKSNYDFKNTTGHEIKIITSDDNKIDRLEIINLAKEKNRKVIIVATQVIEAGVDIDMDLGYKNISILDSEEQFMGRINRSCLNAGRVKFFKLDSCGILYQSDVRKEKRFTLEDENIQGILRNKDFESYYKNIISEIEVRKKRKNDSGYLAFIKELNRLNFDKIKDYMKLIDEKVDQNKYTIFLSREIKDLHGNIIHGNEIWKEYENLLMDNKIDYAEKRVRLSEINSKLNYFIYKVKRVEQYNEVLGNIFYIENGEEYIVNGRFNNEKFIGETPDQANLIL